A DNA window from Scomber japonicus isolate fScoJap1 chromosome 14, fScoJap1.pri, whole genome shotgun sequence contains the following coding sequences:
- the bag3 gene encoding BAG family molecular chaperone regulator 3 — protein sequence MSQYSTGRSNMNGVKTQSPILTMANNDNDPLPLGWEVKIDPQTGWPFFVDHNNRTTTWNDPRHDTKKVREVSANGPNIPPEPSPQETQKTFVREMKHPILRPGYVPIPVFHEGAELRQQQHPCYSYIQPSTAQNIRTDGRTPSPTPGLHCRPRSPLHGPSDSCSTEPGMASSPVSQTAEVYTTPHHQPPRPSSTGLQAGYIPIPVIHEGGGSQTPTQAQLNPTVYSQRVPYPEHQQPFHRLQTEEWPSYSTVMQPPRERASPILLPQHRDSAAIHLPPHIRSQSPIVTQVMGERPPAQQHILTRDPPQKMEQEPHSPQPKPEIAPFPQPLHTEVDGQKPQQPQHFQQPPPPQPQHFQQLPPQQPQQFQQPQQFQPPQQFQPPQQFQQQPQQFQPPQQFQQPQQFQPPQQFQQPQQFQQTPPQTSPQPQQPEQLTQLQQQFQHPQKPEQPQQHTADITVQIPSKPEPQDTAPVPPEVPPVKVEAELPAQCPVHPGVAKVQQIVERVSELEQKVKCFDGKKNDKKYLLLEELLTKELLALDSVDPEGRIDVRQARRDGVRRVQNILEELEQLEEQPTRPASETSMEGDNLTQKGEPSMITKENVGMAKEIS from the exons ATGTCTCAGTACTCGACAGGCAGAAGCAACATGAACGGCGTCAAGACTCAGTCACCGATACTGACCATGGCGAATAATGACAACGACCCTCTGCCCCTCGGATGGGAAGTCAAAATTGACCCGCAGACGGGATGGCCATTCTTCGTGGATCATAATAACCGCACGACAACCTGGAATGACCCCAGACACGACACGAaaaag GTCAGAGAAGTGTCAGCAAATGGACCCAACATACCTCCAGAACCAAGCCCTCAGGAGACACAGAAGACCTTTGTGAGGGAGATGAAGCACCCCATTCTTCGCCCAGGTTATGTCCCGATCCCAGTCTTCCACGAGGGCGCAGAGCTCAGACAGCAACAGCACCCATGTTACTCTTACATCCAGCCATCCACTGCACAGAATATCCGGACAGATGGGCGGACACCATCCCCAACGCCAGGGCTCCACTGCAGGCCTAGATCACCTTTACATGGACCTTCGGACAGCTGCTCCACTGAGCCTGGAATGGCCAGCTCACCTGTTTCACAAACAGCAGAG GTTTACACTACCCCACATCACCAACCCCCACGGCCCAGCAGCACTGGTCTCCAAGCAGGTTACATCCCCATCCCGGTGATCCATGAGGGGGGAGGAAGCCAAACACCAACACAGGCTCAGTTAAATCCCACTGTCTACTCTCAGCGTGTCCCCTACCCAGAGCACCAACAGCCCTTCCATCGCCTTCAGACAGAAGAATGGCCCAGCTACTCTACAGTAATGCAGCCTCCTCGGGAAAGGGCTTCTCCGATATTGCTTCCTCAGCATCGTGATTCTGCTGCTATTCACCTCCCTCCTCATATAAGAAGCCAGTCACCCATTGTCACTCAGGTGATGGGAGAAAGACCACCG GCTCAACAGCATATCCTCACAAGAGACCCACCCCAGAAAATGGAGCAGGAACCACATAGCCCACAGCCAAAACCTGAGATTGCTCCTTTCCCCCAGCCTTTGCATACAGAAGTCGATGGCCAGAAGCCTCAACAACCTCAACACTTCCAACAGcctccacctccacaacctCAACACTTCCAGCAGCTACCCCCCCAGCAACCCCAGCAGTTCCAACAACCCCAGCAGTTCCAGCCACCCCAGCAGTTCCAGCCACCCCAGCAGTTCCAACAACAACCCCAGCAGTTCCAGCCACCCCAGCAGTTCCAACAACCCCAGCAGTTCCAGCCACCCCAGCAGTTCCAGCAACCCCAGCAGTTCCAGCAGACACCTCCTCAGACATCGCCACAGCCTCAGCAGCCTGAACAGTTAACGCAGCTGCAGCAACAGTTCCAGCATCCCCAGAAACCAGAGCAACCACAGCAACATACTGCAGACATCACAGTCCAAATACCTTCAAAACCGGAACCCCAGGACACGGCACCTGTTCCTCCAGAGGTTCCACCTGTAAAGGTAGAGGCCGAACTGCCTGCTCAGTGCCCTGTCCACCCAGGTGTGGCTAAAGTACAGCAGATAGTTGAGCGGGTCTCTGAGCTGGAGCAGAAGGTGAAATGTTTTGATGGAAAGAAGAATGATAAGAAATACTTGTTATTGGAGGAGCTGCTGACCAAAGAGCTCTTAGCATTGGACTCGGTTGACCCAGAGGGTCGTATAGATGTACGGCAGGCGAGACGTGACGGAGTCCGCCGTGTTCAAAACATACTGGAAGAACTGGAGCAACTGGAGGAACAGCCAACCAGGCCTGCAAGTGAGACCTCAATGGAGGGAGACAACCTGACACAGAAAGGAGAGCCCAGCATGATCACCAAGGAGAATGTTGGGATGGCAAAGGAGATTTCGTAA
- the inpp5f gene encoding phosphatidylinositide phosphatase SAC2, with protein sequence MELFQAKDDYILQSGDRALWCSRKDGSMTVKPATDLLLAWNPVCLGLVEGVIGKIQLHTDLPLGLVLIRQKALVGRLPGNHKVYKITKIAVIPLSDEEPQELELEACKKHHFGIDKPEKLTQSPDESKFLMKTFSQIKSNVAVPIKKKVKENKEKERLERRLLDELYKIFMDSDSFYYSMTYDLTNTVQRRGDSEKSSLPLWKQVDDRFFWNKHMIQDLINLQVPDVDFWVIPIIQGFVQVEELVVNYNETSDEERSSPETPPQEITCVDDIHPRFTVALISRRSRHRAGMRYKRRGVDTDGHVANYVETEQLIHVHSHTLSFVQTRGSVPVFWSQAGYRYNPRPRLEKGEKETMAYFSSHFEEQLNICKKQVIINLVDQSGREKLIGDAYLKQVLLYNNPNLTYVSFDFHEHCRGMKFENVQILTDAISDIITDMKWAWVDQDGVICKQEGVFRVNCMDCLDRTNVVQAAVARVVMEHQLKKLGVMPPEQPLPPKCYRIYQIMWANNGDTISRQYAGTAALKGDFTRTGERKLAGVMKDGVNSANRYYLNRFRDAYRQAVIDLMMGLPVTEDLYSIFSKEKEHEEKEKESQRGAQEQVSLLLQTYMQLLLPDDEKFHGGWALINCDMSIIDATNKEVDVLLLLSDKAYYIAYYDEEADKVNQYQRLNLEGLEKIEIGPEPTLFGKPKYCCMRLHYRSEETSGYFHTLRAATRNPEDDGKDTLQCIAEMLRITKQATGLDLLVVEKKLERRQSKPHEDIMGIQNKPADQVQGSSGLAQGKSFLLNKFSSLNQKVKQTKTNVNIGPFGKLGSFSKPDVAVSFLKPTMHVNLWKSDSSLETSDSNPGTGALKDIGDEHSEMSDSDSYNSDPEHPCAGSLENVDYVLPSCGIVASNPRLGSRSQSISSAELNIPSVIRVTGCDGKQESSPQVSDDKSPGAASVAEEAILIDFGTPIDAYCHQFVHDAQTKPVEVFGEQPLNPVVPVQNKIPADSDKQPSSKPQHQQEEPQLPRPSQLDVQSTTSSSNLLTVQKPSSAASGGSQRSLSSQLEGSLGPSPADSNGSRVVSPFAKIKSSMVQVASLTQAGLTQGINFAVAKVQKSPEPDTVNEAQENELKAMFTQCQTRIIQI encoded by the exons atggagctgtTTCAAGCCAAAGACGACTACATACTTCAGAGCGGGGACCGGGCGCTGTGGTGTAGCCGCAAAGACGGGAGCATGACGGTCAAACCTG caaCAGACCTGCTGCTAGCTTGGAACCCTGTGTGTTTGGGTTTGGTGGAAGGTGTCATAGGAAAGATACAGCTACACACAG ATCTTCCTCTCGGCCTTGTATTAATCCGTCAAAAAGCACTGGTGGGCCGTTTACCAGGCAACCACAAAGTCTACAAGATCACCAAGATAGCTGTCATCCCTCTGTCTGACGAGGAGCCCCAGGAGCTCGAGCTGGAG GCCTGCAAGAAGCATCACTTTGGAATTGACAAACCAGAGAAACTGACCCAGTCTCCCGATGAGTCCAAGTTCTTGATGAAAACTTTTAGCCAGATCAAATCTAATGTGGCCGTGCCCATCAAGAAAAAG gtaaaggaaaacaaagagaaagaacgCCTGGAGAGGCGGCTGCTTGATGAGCTGTACAAAATATTCATGGACTCGGACTCCTTCTACTATAGCATGACGTATGACTTGACAAACACCGTGCAGCGCCGGGGAGACTCAGAAAAGTCCAGTTTACCCCTGTGGAAACAG GTGGATGACCGTTTTTTCTGGAATAAACACATGATTCAAGACCTTATCAACCTTCAG GTCCCAGATGTGGACTTCTGGGTTATACCAATCATCCAGGGCTTTGTTCAGGTGGAGGAACTTGTAGTGAATTACAATGAGACCTctgatgaggagaggagcagtccAGAGACGCCACCACAGGAGATCACCTGTGTTGACGACATCCATCCCCGCTTCACCGTTGCCCTGATCTCCAGACGTAGCCGCCATCGTGCAG GGATGCGGTACAAACGCAGAGGAGTGGATACAGACGGCCATGTGGCTAACTATGTGGAGACGGAGCAGTTGATCCACGTGCACAGCCACACTCTGTCCTTTGTGCAGACTCGTGGCTCGGTGCCGGTCTTCTGGAGCCAGGCAGGGTACCGCTACAATCCCCGGCCACGCTTAGAGAAAG GGGAGAAGGAGACCATGGCTTACTTTTCTTCCCACTTTGAAGAGCAGCTTAACATCTGCAAGAAGCAG GTCATCATTAACTTAGTGGACCAAAGTGGACGGGAGAAGCTGATTGGTGACGCATATCTAAAACAAGTCCTACTTTACAACAATCCAAACCTCACATACGTTTCATTTGACTTCCACGAACACTG CCGTGGTATGAAGTTTGAAAACGTGCAGATACTGACAGATGCGATCTCTGATATCATCACTGACATGAAGTGGGCCTG GGTGGACCAGGATGGAGTCATCTGCAAGCAAGAGGGTGTCTTTAGGGTCAACTGTATGGACTGTCTGGACAGGACAAACGTGGTCCAGGCAGCTGTTGCTCGGGTGGTGATGGAACATCAG CTGAAAAAGCTGGGTGTGATGCCTCCCGAGCAGCCTCTGCCTCCCAAGTGTTACAGGATTTATCAGATCATGTGGGCCAACAACGGAGACACCATCAGCAGACAGTACGCAGGCACGGCAGCACTTAAG GGAGATTTCACCAGGACGGGGGAGAGAAAACTGGCTGGAGTGATGAAGGACGGTGTGAACTCAGCCAACCGCTACTATCTGAACCGCTTCAGGGACGCTTACAGACAAGCAGTCATTG ACCTAATGATGGGGCTGCCAGTGACAGAGGACCTCTACTCCATCTTCAGTAAGGAGAAGGAGcatgaggagaaagagaaggaaagccAAAGGGGAGCCCAGGAGCAGGTCAGCCTCCTGCTGCAGACCTACATGCAGCTGTTACTGCCTGATGATGAGAAGTTTCACGGTGGTTGGGCTCTGATCAACTGTGACATGAG CATTATTGATGCAACCAACAAAGAGgtggatgtgctgctgcttTTGTCTGACAAAGCCTACTACATTGCTTA TTACGATGAGGAAGCAGATAAAGTCAACCAATACCAGCGCCTCAATCTAGAGGGTTTGGAAAAGATAGAAATTG gTCCAGAGCCTACACTGTTTGGAAAGCCAAAGTATTGCTGTATGCGTTTGCATTACAGGAGTGAAGAGACAAGCGGATACTTTCACACACTGCGAGCCGCCACACGAAATCCTGAGGACGATGGAAAAG ATACATTACAATGCATTGCGGAGATGCTTCGCATTACGAAACAAGCCACAGGGCTGGATCTACTAGTGGTTGAAAAGAAGCTGGAGAG GCGGCAGAGTAAACCTCATGAAGACATAATGGGGATCCAGAACAAACCTGCTGACCAAGTCCAGGGCAGCTCTGGTCTGGCACAGGGCAAAAGTTTCCTCCTCAACAAATTCTCCTCTCTCAATCAAAAAGTGAAACAGACCAAGACAAACGTCAACATTGGCCCCTTCGGGAAGCTGGGAAGCTTCTCCAAGCCTGACGTGGCGGTCAGTTTCCTGAAACCAACTATGCATGTCAACCTGTGGAAGTCGGACAGCAGCTTGGAAACATCAGATAGCAACCCTGGCACCGGAGCCCTGAAAGATATTGGTGACGAGCACTCTGAAATGTCTGACTCTGATTCCTATAATTCTGACCCAGAGCACCCGTGTGCTGGCTCCTTAGAAAACGTGGACTATGTGCTGCCCAGCTGTGGCATTGTAGCATCAAACCCACGACTGGGCAGTCGCTCCCAGTCCATCAGTAGCGCAGAGCTAAATATACCCTCCGTCATCCGGGTCACTGGCTGTGACGGAAAGCAGGAAAGCTCCCCCCAAGTCAGTGATGACAAGTCCCCAGGTGCCGCCTCTGTGGCTGAAGAAGCCATTCTGATTGACTTTGGCACACCCATTGATGCCTACTGCCACCAGTTTGTCCACGATGCACAGACCAAACCTGTTGAGGTATTTGGAGAGCAGCCGCTCAACCCTGTAGTGCCTGTGCAGAATAAGATCCCAGCAGACTCAGACAAGCAGCCAAGCTCTAAGCCGCAGCATCAGCAGGAGGAGCCCCAGCTCCCCAGGCCATCCCAGCTAGATGTCCAGTCCACTACCTCCAGTTCCAACCTCCTCACTGTCCAGAAGCCCAGCTCTGCGGCGTCAGGAGGCTCTCAGAGGAGTCTGTCCTCACAGTTGGAGGGCAGCCTCGGCCCTTCACCTGCCGACAGCAACGGAAGCCGAGTGGTGTCCCCCTTTGCCAAGATCAAGAGCTCCATGGTCCAGGTGGCCAGCCTCACTCAGGCTGGTCTCACCCAGGGCATCAACTTTGCCGTGGCGAAGGTACAAAAGAGCCCAGAGCCAGATACTGTCAACGAGGCCCAAGAGAACGAGCTGAAGGCAATGTTTACACAGTGCCAGACCAGGATCATTCAGATCTAG
- the mcmbp gene encoding mini-chromosome maintenance complex-binding protein, producing the protein MPSTQDWTNTWINSPLGVVEGMFADSQNNPNSGWEAKVVEFFKDQLKQKDAPTSVPSMNDVPLHYLKPNSLVKFRCLIQDMFDPEFYMGVYETVDPSTKAKVLRCGKYKDVTECGVDFNSKNTVTAERQTFYCVPIPGESPWVKESYAGSSQARVVPSTSYVPSRQKRSYEEDDDMDDMDTQPQKQREPHTGTQNPTEHHGNGDCKRQETEAPSSQTASASHLDLNFPLPGEKGPSCLVKVYENWDSFKLNDTLEVYGILSVSPALSALADEKDASSSLLDPAECMETAEEQRVHSPPASLVPRLHMLYAKRLPHNNPLLPCATLEDNSAFLSSTLSEMASVRAELLTYFTHVLLGDVLAAEYLILHLISDVYTRHDVLPLGKFTLNLSGCPTVSSYTERLHQIIQQLVPSSHYLGMNLQNMNQMRLVPKKDYVANRLVSGGLQLAKNTSLFLDETQLEQGQLDTTGVRNVTALGNVISWQKVDYDFNYHQMEFPCNINVLIASEGRSLLPSDCQIHLQSQVTPDHMDEYLSSIHMHPTSSSQLNKFRLYLSVPRLLDYSISEELTKSVEDDFVDMRKDDPQSISAEDLHRMLVVARLLSLSLGQTSLSRDSWLRAKHIEMLRRSRMEQHKCVNGNEP; encoded by the exons ATGCCTTCCACACAGGACTGGACTAACACCTGGATCAACAGCCCGCTGGGCGTCGTTGAAGGGATGTTTG CTGATTCCCAGAACAACCCGAACTCTGGATGGGAGGCCAAAGTGGTCGAATTCTTCAAAGATCAGCTGAAACAAAAAGACGCTCCTACCTCG GTTCCATCTATGAACGACGTCCCTCTGCACTACCTGAAGCCCAACAGCCTGGTCAAGTTTCGCTGTTTAATCCAAGACATGTTTGATCCGGAGTTCTACATGGGAGTGTACGAGACCGTTGATCCGTCTACAAAGGCTAAA GTGCTGCGATGTGGGAAGTACAAAGATGTGACAGAATGTGGG GTTGATTTTAACTCCAAAAATACAGTGACTGCTGAGAGACAAACTTTCTACTGTGTGCCTATTCCTGGAGAAAGTCCCTGGGTGAAAGAGA GCTATGCCGGCTCAAGTCAAGCCAGAGTGGTTCCTTCCACCTCGTACGTGCCGAGCAGACAGAAACGCAGCTACGAGGAGGACGACGACATGGACGACATGGACACACAGccgcagaaacagagagagccACATACTG GTACTCAAAATCCCACAGAACACCACGGCAACGGAGACTGTAAGCGGCAGGAGACAGAAGCTCCTTCCAGCCAGACGGCGTCTGCCTCCCATCTCGACCTCAACTTCCCTCTGCCAGGAGAGAAAGGCCCTTCATGCTTAGTAAAG GTGTATGAGAACTGGGACAGCTTCAAACTGAATGATACTCTGGAGGTGTACGGCATCCTGTCTGTCAGTCCAGCTCTCAGTGCTCTGGCAGACGAGAA GGACGCCTCCTCATCCCTACTGGACCCTGCAGAGTGCATGGAGAcggcagaggagcagagagtgCACAGCCCACCAGCCTCACTCGTTCCCCGCCTCCACATGCTCTACGCCAAACGACTGCCACACAACAACCCCCTGCTGCCCTGTGCCACCTTAGAGGACAACAGCGCCT TTCTGTCCTCGACCCTGAGCGAGATGGCCTCCGTCAGAGCAGAGCTGCTCACATACTTCACTCACGTCCTCCTGGGAGACGTCCTGGCTGCGGAGTACCTAATTCTGCATCTCATCTCTGATGT GTATACGAGACACGATGTTCTCCCGCTGGGGAAATTCACCCTGAACCTGAGCGGATGTCCAACTGTCTCCTCGTACACCGAACGCCTCCACCAGATCATCCAGCAGCTCGTGCCTTCT TCTCACTATTTGGGCATGAACCTCCAAAACATGAACCAGATGCGGTTGGTGCCTAAGAAAGATTATGTGGCCAACCGGCTAGTGAGCGGAGGCCTGCAGCTGGCCAAAAACACATCCCTCTTTTTGGACGAGACCCAGCTGGAGCAGGGACAGCTGGACACAACAG gtgtGCGTAACGTCACGGCCCTGGGGAACGTGATCTCCTGGCAGAAGGTTGATTATGACTTTAACTACCACCAGATGGAATTCCCCTGCAATATTAACGTGCTCATCGCGTCAGAGGGCCGTTCGCTGCTGCCG TCAGACTGTCAGATCCACCTGCAGTCTCAGGTAACCCCGGACCACATGGACGAGTATCTGAGCAGCATCCACATGCATCCAACGTCTTCATCACAGCTGAACAAGTTCCGACTCTACCTAAGTGTGCCTCGGCTGCTGGACTACAGTATCTCTGAAGAATTGACGAAG TCGGTGGAGGATGACTTTGTAGATATGAGGAAGGACGACCCCCAGAGCATATCAGCTGAGGACCTCCATAGGATGTTGGTTGTGGCAAG GTTGCTGTCTCTCAGCCTGGGACAGACGTCTCTGTCCAGAGACAGCTGGCTAAGAGCCAAACACATCGAGATGCTGCGGAGGAGCAGGATGGAGCAGCACAAGTGTGTCAATGGCAACGAGCCATGA
- the sec23ip gene encoding SEC23-interacting protein, translating into MAERKNNNVPNTSANLLFSAAPEFNFNVPFMPVSRASGPAVLSGDDSTDVGEEDSFLGQTSGNGPAPSTFNYFSSPVTSSDPFAAIGQSPCPPPALSAAPTTTGMASVPSSVGMAPPPTLPSSQMNPATPVFGSAVYQSPMGRHTPPPSSMTPPPPQMQQQSHNPYRHTPTSSRASPYIPAPEVLPPTHTPQQNPYSLTSAPQTFPPSGPTFTRPPPTQIQGPPLPPTTAGAVVPAGPMMPYNYNVYEQVQPHWFYCKIVEAKSVWLPFSIIDSLQLEETFNSVQPDPENVIVRTDGGRYDVQLYDRMRSAVYWEEENTEVRRCSWFYKGDTDSRFIPYSEDFSDKLEAEYKKAVSTNQWHRRLEFPSGETIVMHNPKVIVQFQPSSIPDEWGTTQDGQTRPRVVKRGIDDDHDEVPDGELPKVDHLVFMVHGIGPVCDLRFRSMVECVDDFRSVSLKLLQSHFKKSMDDHAISRVEFLPVQWHTALHGDATGVDRRIKKITLPSTGRLRHFTNETLLDVLFYNSPTYCQTIMDTVALEINRLYALFMTRNPDYAGGISVSGHSLGSLILFDLLSNQKNGSPALVTPIIPTANGDTKQVTAPVPQAVIPPAVEEEPKEDGEEFEDLSAMLEHLGLSEYKGTFDEEKIDIESFLMCTIEDLKEMGIPLGPRKKISKFVKERVTKQAAQEKKAEVKEVSQAVALPQAAAEVLPDPIAKKLPVGNTVSSIHVNYNYFEVGTGQVSVVYHALDFEPMNFFALGSPIGMFLTVRGLEKIEETYQLPTCKGFFNIYHPLDPVAYRIEPLIIPDLELKPVLVPHHKGRKRLHLELKESLSRMGSDLKHGFISSLRSAWQTLNDFARAHTSSAQLQAELAMVASQIAEEEKQQAQEVTEHKISESPEPMREEEPQVKVGMLNGGNRIDYVLQEKPIESFNEYLFALQSHLCYWESEDTALLILKEIYKTMGIHPEQFVH; encoded by the exons ATggcagagaggaaaaataacAATGTTCCCAATACAAGTGCAAATTTATTGTTCAGCGCTGCTCCGGAATTTAACTTCAATGTGCCTTTCATGCCGGTGAGTCGGGCCTCTGGTCCGGCGGTGCTGTCAGGAG ATGACTCCACTGATGTTGGAGAGGAAGACAGCTTTCTGGGTCAGACCTCTGGGAACGGACCAGCCCCCTCTACATTCAACTACTTCTCCAGCCCAGTAACCAGCAGTGATCCATTCGCTGCCATCGGCCAGTCGCCATGCCCTCCACCAGCACTCTCAGCAGCTCCTACGACAACAGGCATGGCGTCTGTTCCCAGCAGCGTCGGCATGGCTCCACCGCCAACGCTTCCAAGCTCCCAAATGAACCCAGCTACTCCGGTATTTGGCAGTGCAGTTTATCAGAGCCCTATGGGGCGTCACACTCCTCCCCCAAGCTCAATGACCCCGCCGCCTCCTCAGATGCAGCAACAGAGTCATAACCCGTACCGACACACCCCCACCAGCAGCAGAGCCAGTCCTTATATCCCAGCTCCAGAGGTCCTGCCACCGACCCACACACCTCAGCAGAATCCCTACTCCCTCACCTCTGCGCCACAAACATTCCCGCCGTCAGGACCCACATTCACAAGG CCTCCACCCACACAGATTCAGGGACCTCCACTGCCACCCACCACTGCTGGAGCAGTAGTCCCCGCTGGTCCCATGATGCCGTACAACTATAATGTTTATGAGCAGGTTCAGCCGCACTGGTTCTACTGCAAGATAGTAGAAGCAAAGAGTGTCTGGCTTCCTTTCAGCATTATCGACTCCCTTCAGCTAGAGGAGACGTTCAACTCAG TTCAACCAGACCCAGAAAATGTGATCGTGCGCACAGACGGAGGACGTTACGACGTGCAGCTCTACGACCGCATGCGGAGTGCTGTTTACTGGGAGGAGGAGAACACGGAGGTCCGACGCTGCTCCTGGTTCTACAAAGGGGATACGGATAGCCGCTTTATCCCTTACTCTGAAGACTTTAGTGACAAGCTGGAG GCAGAATATAAGAAAGCTGTATCTACCAACCAGTGGCACCGCAGACTGGAGTTCCCATCAGGAGAAACCATTGTCATGCACAATCCAAAG GTGATTGTGCAGTTTCAGCCCTCCTCCATACCAGACGAGTGGGGCACAACTCAGGATGGACAGACCAGGCCCAGAGTGGTCAAGAGAGGGATTGATGATGACCACGATGAAGTGCCTGATG GTGAGCTCCCCAAGGTGGATCATCTCGTGTTCATGGTTCATGGAATCGGTCCCGTGTGTGACCTGAGGTTCAGGAGCATGGTCGAGTGCG TGGATGACTTCCGTAGCGTGTCGCTGAAGCTGCTGCAGAGTCACTTTAAGAAATCCATGGATGATCACGCCATCAGCCGGGTGGAGTTCCTGCCTGTCCAGTGGCACACGGCTCTACATGGAGACGCCACAGGGGTGGACAG gAGGATAAAGAAGATTACCTTGCCCAGCACTGGACGCTTACGTCACTTTACAAATGAAACTTTGTTAGACGTGCTCTTCTACAACAGTCCAACTTACTGCCAGACCATCATGGACACAGTTGCCCTAGAAATTAACCGACTTTATGCCCTGTTCATGACGAGGAACCCAGACTACGCAGGAGGCATATCGGTGTCTGGACACAGCTTAG GTTCCCTTATTCTCTTTGACCTGCTGTCAAATCAAAAGAATGGCTCTCCTGCACTTGTCACACCAATCATTCCCACTGCCAATGGAGACACTAAGCAG GTGACAGCCCCCGTTCCACAAGCCGTAATACCTCCAGCTGTGGAAGAGGAGCCCAAAGAAGATGGGGAGGAGTTTGAGGATCTCTCTGCTATGCTGGAACATCTGGGCCTGTCTGAGTACAAGGGTACCTTTGACGAAGAGAAGATCGACATTGAATCTTTT CTCATGTGCACTATCGAGGACTTGAAGGAGATGGGGATCCCGCTGGGTCCGAGAAAAAAGATTTCTAAGTTTGTCAAAGAAAGGGTGACTAAGCAG GCAGCTCAGGAGAAGAAAGctgaggtcaaggaggtcagTCAAGCTGTGGCGCTCCCACAAGCAGCAGCTGAAGTTCTCCCTGATCCCATTGCAAAGAAGCTTCCAGTGGGCAACACCGTCTCCTCCATCCACGTCAACTACAATTACTTTGAAGTTGGCACTGGACAG GTGTCAGTGGTCTATCATGCTCTGGACTTTGAACCAATGAATTTCTTTGCCTTGGGTTCTCCGATTGGGATGTTCCTGACAGTCAGAGGCCTGGAGAAGATCGAAGAGACGTACCAGCTGCCAACATGCAAGGGATTCTTCAATATTTACCATCCA TTGGATCCGGTGGCGTACAGGATCGAGCCCTTGATCATACCAGATTTGGAACTGAAGCCTGTTTTGGTCCCACAtcacaaaggaaggaaaaggctTCATCTTG AGCTGAAGGAGAGTCTCTCCAGGATGGGTTCTGACCTGAAACATGGTTTTATCAGTTCCCTCAGGAGTGCCTGGCAAACACTCAATGACTTTGCTCGCGCTCACACCTCGTCTGCTCAGCTCCAGGCCGAGTTGGCCATGGTAGCCAGTCAGAtcgcagaggaggagaagcagcaaGCGCAGGAGG TCACAGAGCACAAGATCTCAGAGAGCCCCGAGCCAATGAGAGAAGAAGAGCCTCAGGTGAAAGTCGGGATGCTGAACGGAGGGAATCGAATCGACTACGTCCTGCAGGAGAAGCCCATAGAGAGTTTTAATGAATACCTGTTTGCCCTCCAGAGCCATCTCTGCTACTG gGAATCTGAGGACACGGCCCTGCTTATTCTCAAAGAGATCTACAAGACCATGGGCATCCATCCAGAGCAGTTTGTACATTAA